In the genome of Salinispirillum sp. LH 10-3-1, one region contains:
- a CDS encoding AAA family ATPase — MSELKDVELLIRSQTPLVVIETFEEPRALQLLTRLAARTFQSFHSWSTSQGLVAGGLISRTENKPEYESAEDVLRHLRQNPPGGLIALCDLHPYLKEPTVVRLLKDLAQNYAEHGQTLFLVSHQLNLPPELQRLGVRLELELPSDDELFNIVREEIRSYSSANAGRRVRTDRAAIQQLIANLRGVTHSDARRLIRSAIVEDGALTLDDVPDINQARFALMNLDSVLSYEYETASFGEVGGLDNLKKWLGKRQQSFVTSEPGLDSPKGVLLLGVQGGGKSLAAKAVAGLWHLPLLRLDIGALYNKYQGESERNLREALVLADRIAPCVLWMDEIEKAISVGTSDGGTSKRLLGTLLTWMAERKSKVFLVATSNDIRDLPPELMRKGRMDEIFFVDLPDQRIRQEIFRIHLAKRAIQVGGIDLPLLAEAAEGYSGAEIEAAVVSGLYHAKARKDSLATHHLLHAIQSTQPISVVRAEDIQALRQWASERAVPA, encoded by the coding sequence ATGTCGGAACTGAAAGACGTTGAACTATTAATTCGTTCGCAAACGCCGCTTGTCGTGATTGAAACTTTTGAAGAACCACGTGCTCTACAGTTGCTGACCCGCTTAGCGGCACGCACCTTTCAATCCTTTCATTCTTGGAGTACCTCGCAAGGCCTGGTGGCCGGTGGCTTGATCAGTCGTACGGAGAATAAGCCTGAGTATGAATCGGCGGAGGATGTGCTGCGCCATCTGCGTCAAAATCCCCCTGGCGGATTGATTGCCCTGTGTGACCTACACCCCTATTTGAAAGAGCCGACGGTGGTGCGTTTGCTGAAAGACTTGGCCCAGAATTATGCCGAGCACGGGCAGACCCTGTTTTTGGTCAGCCATCAGTTGAATCTGCCCCCTGAGCTTCAGCGTCTGGGTGTTCGATTGGAACTGGAGCTGCCCAGTGACGATGAATTATTCAATATTGTGCGAGAAGAAATTCGCTCTTATTCCTCTGCCAATGCAGGGCGACGCGTGCGCACCGACCGTGCCGCCATTCAGCAACTGATCGCCAATTTGCGCGGTGTCACGCACAGTGATGCCCGGCGCTTGATCCGCTCCGCCATTGTCGAAGACGGCGCTTTAACGCTGGACGATGTGCCGGATATCAACCAAGCACGTTTTGCCTTAATGAACCTCGACAGTGTGTTGAGCTATGAATACGAAACGGCGTCTTTCGGTGAAGTGGGTGGGCTAGACAATCTCAAAAAATGGTTGGGCAAGCGACAGCAAAGTTTTGTTACCTCTGAGCCTGGGCTCGACAGCCCTAAGGGTGTCCTGTTGCTCGGTGTGCAAGGTGGGGGTAAAAGTCTCGCTGCCAAGGCGGTGGCCGGTCTGTGGCACTTGCCGCTGTTGCGCTTGGACATCGGTGCACTGTACAACAAATACCAAGGGGAGTCGGAGCGTAATTTGCGTGAGGCGCTAGTGCTGGCCGACCGCATCGCACCCTGTGTACTGTGGATGGATGAAATTGAAAAGGCCATTTCTGTGGGGACGTCAGATGGCGGCACCTCTAAGCGCCTGCTGGGAACCTTGCTGACCTGGATGGCTGAGCGGAAGAGCAAGGTTTTTCTCGTGGCGACCAGCAACGACATCCGCGACTTGCCACCTGAACTGATGCGCAAAGGGCGCATGGACGAAATCTTCTTTGTCGACCTGCCGGATCAGCGCATTCGCCAAGAAATCTTTCGCATTCACCTAGCGAAACGCGCCATCCAAGTGGGTGGTATAGACTTACCCTTGCTGGCTGAAGCAGCCGAAGGCTATTCGGGGGCCGAAATCGAAGCAGCGGTGGTGTCGGGCTTGTACCACGCAAAGGCACGTAAGGACTCCTTAGCGACTCACCATCTGCTGCATGCGATTCAAAGTACGCAGCCTATTTCGGTGGTGCGCGCTGAAGATATTCAAGCGCTGCGTCAGTGGGCCAGCGAGCGGGCAGTGCCCGCTTAA
- a CDS encoding MFS transporter encodes MSPKNPGSKREIFGWAMYDVANQAYTTVVISFVYGAFFIGYIVPEGSAWRDSYWSIALIASMLFAMVLSPMAGHLIDKGQSKKRLLAISTIFCVIFTSLLWFVEPGYVWWAIAFLVISNTAWMLGEAIVSSFLPDIASRRNMGVVSGIGWGVGYIGGLISMVLVTILIVTADPSDQVATYIRQNQWSMVAISIYFLLFAIPTFVLMRDHRHTPDPLLVRKPLRESLNLMQTYREQPVLMQFFLAFLFYTAGVQTVIKFIGIYTSSELGMTPAELIPIFLATQISAMIGAIAFGFVERRIGARATLYVTIGIWLVAITSMHQLQNIAEVLGAEAKDLFVYIALLAGTGIGSIQSSSRSLVGQLTQTNHAGSAFGLWGFFLRSAAILAAMFGVVADIFSRQNALLMVIAFFVIGAVLLARVPLGGTIKQRLAEDEDRAKQAY; translated from the coding sequence ATGAGCCCGAAAAACCCTGGAAGCAAGCGCGAGATATTTGGTTGGGCGATGTACGACGTGGCCAATCAGGCTTATACCACCGTGGTCATCTCCTTTGTTTATGGCGCCTTCTTTATTGGCTACATAGTACCGGAGGGCAGTGCCTGGCGTGATTCTTACTGGTCGATTGCGCTCATCGCGTCGATGCTGTTCGCCATGGTGTTGTCGCCCATGGCGGGGCATCTGATAGATAAGGGCCAGAGCAAAAAGCGTTTGCTGGCGATTTCGACCATTTTCTGTGTGATATTCACGTCGTTGCTGTGGTTTGTTGAACCCGGGTATGTATGGTGGGCTATCGCTTTTCTGGTGATCAGTAACACCGCGTGGATGCTTGGCGAAGCCATAGTTTCTTCTTTCCTGCCGGACATCGCCAGTCGTCGCAATATGGGCGTGGTGTCGGGTATCGGTTGGGGTGTGGGCTACATTGGTGGTTTGATCAGCATGGTGTTGGTGACCATCCTGATCGTTACTGCTGACCCGTCCGACCAAGTGGCGACATACATCCGGCAAAACCAGTGGAGCATGGTGGCGATCTCCATCTACTTCCTGCTGTTCGCTATTCCGACCTTTGTCTTGATGCGCGACCATCGTCATACCCCTGATCCTTTATTGGTGCGCAAGCCCTTGCGAGAAAGCCTGAACCTAATGCAAACCTATCGCGAACAGCCGGTATTGATGCAGTTTTTTCTGGCCTTTTTGTTTTACACCGCCGGCGTGCAGACCGTGATTAAGTTCATCGGTATTTATACGTCCAGCGAACTGGGAATGACGCCTGCCGAGTTGATCCCCATATTCCTCGCTACCCAGATCAGTGCCATGATTGGTGCTATTGCGTTCGGCTTTGTTGAACGTCGTATCGGTGCGCGCGCTACCCTGTATGTCACTATCGGGATCTGGCTGGTGGCGATCACGTCGATGCATCAACTGCAAAACATTGCAGAAGTGTTGGGGGCGGAAGCAAAAGACCTTTTTGTGTACATTGCGTTGCTGGCGGGTACCGGTATTGGGTCGATACAATCGTCCAGCCGCTCTTTGGTTGGCCAGCTTACGCAAACCAATCATGCGGGCAGCGCCTTTGGCTTATGGGGCTTCTTTTTGCGCAGTGCGGCGATTCTGGCGGCGATGTTCGGGGTGGTGGCGGACATATTCAGTCGGCAAAATGCCTTGTTGATGGTGATTGCGTTCTTTGTCATTGGTGCGGTGTTGTTGGCGCGTGTGCCCCTGGGTGGAACCATCAAGCAGCGCTTGGCTGAAGATGAAGACCGTGCAAAGCAAGCCTATTGA
- a CDS encoding EAL domain-containing protein has protein sequence MNFTTDPDIIARVPHVDVCACQKPLPFEFTMAFQPIWDWENKRVFAYEALVRGKDGAGAGAILSKVTAANKYAFDQACRVTAIRLVSELCMSTDTYLSINFLPNAIYDPDTCIRATLEAAEQFGFPHKQIMFEMTEQEGLADNRHLKTIVEAYQRLGFITAIDDFGQGYSGLHLLSQFQPDVLKIDMDLVQGIATDPVRQAIVEGTVLMAKRLNIKVIAEGIETVEDMRMLMDMGIPYLQGYLLARPAVELLPVVQVP, from the coding sequence ATGAATTTTACCACCGACCCAGATATCATAGCTCGCGTCCCACACGTGGATGTCTGTGCTTGTCAGAAACCTTTGCCCTTTGAATTCACCATGGCATTTCAGCCTATATGGGACTGGGAAAATAAGCGGGTGTTTGCCTATGAAGCGTTGGTTCGAGGCAAAGACGGCGCAGGCGCAGGGGCCATACTGAGTAAGGTGACTGCGGCTAATAAGTACGCTTTTGACCAGGCCTGCCGGGTAACGGCCATTCGTTTGGTGTCGGAATTGTGCATGTCGACCGATACCTATTTGAGCATTAACTTTTTGCCCAATGCCATTTACGACCCGGACACCTGTATTCGCGCTACTTTGGAAGCTGCCGAGCAGTTCGGCTTTCCGCACAAACAGATCATGTTTGAAATGACCGAACAGGAAGGGCTGGCAGATAATCGACACCTTAAGACGATTGTCGAAGCGTATCAGCGCCTTGGCTTTATCACGGCCATCGACGATTTCGGCCAAGGCTATTCGGGGCTGCATTTGCTGTCGCAGTTTCAGCCCGATGTACTGAAGATTGATATGGATTTGGTGCAAGGCATCGCGACTGACCCGGTACGACAAGCGATTGTCGAAGGCACGGTTTTGATGGCCAAGCGGTTGAACATCAAAGTCATTGCGGAAGGTATCGAAACCGTAGAAGACATGCGTATGCTGATGGACATGGGCATACCCTATTTGCAGGGTTATTTACTGGCGCGCCCAGCCGTCGAGTTGTTGCCTGTTGTGCAAGTGCCCTAA
- the glpK gene encoding glycerol kinase GlpK gives MTDYILAIDQGTTSSRAILYSMDMQVVMSAQEEFKQHFPKNGWVEHDPEDIWQTVLRTCRSVLAQKNVPAADIRAIGITNQRETTVVWDRQTGEPVYNAIVWQDRRSSKTCQTMKEQGLEPLFQEKTGLLLDPYFSGTKVQWVLNNVNGARARAERGELMFGTVDTYLLWRLTKGQVHATDASNASRTLMFNIHNQEWDEELLKHLTVPASMLPEVKDSADDFGTCDAEWLGADIPVGSMIGDQQSALVGQACFEPGMLKSTYGTGCFAVVNTGEQAIISQHRLLTTVGYRLNGKTTYALEGSIFMAGAIIQWLRDGLGIINKASDTEGLAKAINHSQSEIMVPAFTGLGAPYWDPDARAAIFGMTRDTGVAEMVAAAIRSIAFQTEDLLQAMVQDGIAVKSLRVDGGMVTNRWFLQVLADLTGVPAVTSHTTESTALGAAMLAALQIGHFSSLHDLDKVWKVSENYTPSLRKTERETHYARWRKAVAKVQQD, from the coding sequence ATGACAGACTATATTCTCGCGATCGACCAAGGCACCACTTCCAGCCGCGCCATTCTGTACAGCATGGACATGCAGGTCGTGATGTCGGCACAGGAAGAATTCAAGCAGCATTTCCCCAAGAATGGCTGGGTGGAACACGACCCCGAAGACATCTGGCAAACGGTGCTGCGTACTTGTCGCTCGGTATTGGCGCAGAAGAATGTGCCAGCAGCTGACATCCGTGCTATCGGTATTACGAACCAGCGCGAGACGACGGTGGTATGGGATCGTCAGACTGGCGAGCCAGTGTACAACGCCATTGTCTGGCAAGATCGCCGTTCATCTAAAACCTGCCAAACCATGAAAGAGCAGGGCCTAGAGCCGTTGTTCCAGGAAAAAACAGGGCTCTTACTCGACCCTTACTTTTCTGGCACCAAGGTGCAGTGGGTGCTGAATAATGTAAATGGCGCACGGGCTCGGGCAGAACGTGGCGAACTGATGTTCGGCACGGTAGACACCTACCTGTTGTGGCGGCTGACGAAGGGGCAGGTGCACGCCACCGATGCATCGAATGCGTCGCGCACGCTGATGTTCAATATCCACAATCAAGAATGGGATGAAGAACTCCTCAAGCATCTGACGGTACCCGCCAGCATGCTGCCAGAGGTCAAAGACAGCGCCGACGATTTCGGTACCTGTGACGCTGAATGGCTCGGCGCCGATATTCCCGTGGGGTCTATGATTGGCGACCAGCAAAGCGCCTTGGTAGGCCAAGCCTGTTTCGAACCCGGTATGCTGAAAAGCACCTATGGTACCGGTTGCTTTGCGGTGGTGAACACCGGCGAGCAGGCGATCATCAGCCAGCATCGCCTGTTGACTACCGTGGGGTATCGCCTGAACGGAAAAACCACCTATGCCTTAGAAGGCAGTATTTTTATGGCCGGTGCCATTATTCAATGGCTGCGCGATGGTTTAGGCATCATCAACAAAGCTTCGGATACCGAAGGTCTCGCCAAGGCCATCAACCATAGCCAATCGGAAATCATGGTGCCTGCCTTCACCGGTTTGGGCGCGCCCTATTGGGATCCGGATGCCCGTGCGGCCATTTTCGGTATGACGCGCGATACTGGCGTAGCGGAGATGGTGGCCGCGGCTATTCGCAGCATCGCTTTTCAAACCGAAGACTTGCTGCAAGCCATGGTACAAGACGGCATCGCCGTCAAGTCGCTGCGCGTCGACGGCGGGATGGTGACCAATCGTTGGTTCTTACAGGTACTGGCTGACTTAACCGGAGTGCCTGCGGTCACTAGCCACACCACAGAAAGCACGGCCTTGGGGGCCGCGATGCTGGCAGCCCTGCAAATAGGTCACTTTTCCAGTCTGCATGATTTAGACAAGGTCTGGAAGGTATCGGAAAACTACACGCCGTCGCTGCGCAAAACAGAGCGCGAAACTCATTATGCACGCTGGCGCAAAGCCGTAGCAAAGGTGCAGCAGGACTAA
- a CDS encoding DeoR/GlpR family transcriptional regulator produces MNQTLRQNRIFELVKQKGYLTIDELVEHFAVTPQTIRRDLNQMAERGEIERHHGGAGQASSVQNTEYQTRKIQYLAEKQRIAEQLAAHIPDHSSLFINIGTTTETIAQALLQRQGLKIVTNNLHVASILSAKPDFTVIIAGGEVRSRDGGIVGEATRDFVHQFKLDYGIIGISGIDDDGTLLDFDYQEVRIAQAIIENSRYVYLAADHSKFGRNAMVRLGNLAQCSALFTDRSPNDKLKTLLQQQQVDLHIC; encoded by the coding sequence ATGAATCAGACCTTACGCCAAAATCGAATCTTCGAACTTGTTAAGCAAAAAGGCTACCTGACCATCGACGAACTGGTGGAGCATTTTGCCGTTACGCCGCAAACCATTCGGCGCGACCTGAACCAAATGGCTGAGCGCGGTGAAATTGAGCGGCACCACGGCGGTGCCGGGCAGGCGTCCAGTGTACAAAACACCGAATACCAAACACGCAAGATTCAGTATTTGGCGGAAAAACAGCGTATTGCTGAGCAGTTGGCGGCGCATATTCCTGACCACTCCTCGTTATTCATCAATATCGGCACCACCACTGAAACCATAGCTCAAGCCTTGTTGCAGCGCCAAGGTCTCAAAATCGTCACCAACAACCTGCATGTGGCGTCCATTCTGAGCGCCAAGCCCGACTTCACCGTCATCATTGCCGGTGGCGAAGTACGCTCGCGTGATGGCGGCATTGTGGGCGAGGCAACGCGCGACTTCGTGCACCAGTTTAAACTGGACTACGGCATCATCGGCATCAGCGGTATTGATGATGACGGCACTCTGCTGGACTTCGACTACCAAGAAGTGCGCATTGCGCAGGCCATTATTGAAAATTCGCGCTACGTCTACTTAGCCGCCGACCACTCCAAGTTTGGCCGCAACGCCATGGTGCGTTTGGGTAACCTCGCCCAGTGCTCGGCTTTGTTCACCGATCGCTCGCCGAACGACAAGCTCAAGACACTGTTGCAACAACAGCAAGTCGATCTTCATATCTGCTAG
- the glpD gene encoding glycerol-3-phosphate dehydrogenase: MNSKIVDLLVIGGGINGVGVAADAAGRGLSVALYEADDLASATSSWSSKLIHGGLRYLEHYEFRLVREALGEREVLLRMAPHLVTPLRVRMPHQGGLRPAWMIRIGLFMYDHLAKRVSLPGSKSIRFTPDSPVTEAFKKGFEYSDCKVDDARLVVMNAKLAQQKGAHIATHHKVTGAKRVGDLWEVTITPDSGTPFTVQARAIVNAAGPWVRKVLDDMDGVTIDKTIRLVKGSHIIVPRIHDEEQAYILQNKDGRIVFVIPFHDQYSLIGTTDVDYDTDPRNPAIDDDEIEYLLNITHDYFKCDLSRNDIVWTYSGVRPLMQGEREEGKEAAKVTRDYHFEVEDQQGKAPLLSIFGGKLTTYRKLSEAAIKGLKPYFPQMGEAWTAQATLPGGEKVTTPEALAGEFQQRYGFLDQPTARRLAFSYGRLAELWLANAVAIEDLGQRFGQLFQAEVNYLVAHEWAQTVDDIIWRRTKTGIGMSDADRARLADYLQNTGSHTAKKPDQAVA; this comes from the coding sequence ATGAACAGCAAAATCGTCGACCTATTGGTCATCGGTGGTGGGATAAACGGAGTCGGGGTCGCCGCCGATGCCGCGGGGCGGGGCCTATCGGTCGCACTGTACGAAGCGGACGATCTGGCAAGCGCGACCTCGTCGTGGAGTTCCAAGCTCATTCACGGTGGCCTGCGCTATTTAGAGCACTACGAATTTCGCTTAGTACGCGAAGCACTGGGCGAACGCGAAGTGCTGCTGCGCATGGCACCGCATTTGGTGACGCCACTGCGTGTACGCATGCCACACCAAGGCGGTTTGCGACCGGCGTGGATGATTCGCATTGGCTTGTTTATGTACGACCACTTGGCCAAGCGCGTCAGCTTGCCGGGTTCTAAGAGCATTCGTTTCACGCCCGACAGCCCGGTCACCGAGGCGTTCAAAAAGGGTTTTGAATACAGTGACTGCAAAGTAGACGACGCGCGTTTGGTGGTGATGAACGCCAAGCTGGCGCAACAAAAGGGCGCGCACATTGCCACCCACCATAAAGTCACTGGTGCCAAGCGCGTCGGCGACCTATGGGAAGTGACCATCACGCCGGACAGCGGCACGCCCTTTACCGTACAAGCACGCGCCATTGTCAATGCGGCGGGGCCATGGGTGCGCAAGGTTTTGGACGATATGGATGGCGTGACCATCGACAAAACCATTCGCTTGGTGAAAGGCAGCCACATTATTGTGCCGCGTATTCACGACGAAGAGCAGGCTTACATTCTGCAGAATAAAGACGGCCGTATTGTGTTCGTCATACCCTTCCACGATCAATATTCGCTGATTGGCACTACCGACGTGGACTACGACACTGATCCGCGTAATCCGGCGATTGACGACGACGAAATCGAATACTTGCTAAACATCACGCACGACTATTTCAAGTGCGATCTCAGCCGCAACGACATCGTCTGGACGTATTCTGGCGTGCGCCCGCTGATGCAGGGTGAGCGTGAAGAGGGCAAAGAAGCCGCTAAGGTCACGCGCGATTACCACTTTGAAGTAGAAGACCAACAAGGCAAAGCACCGTTGCTGTCCATTTTCGGCGGCAAACTGACCACCTACCGCAAACTCTCGGAAGCGGCGATTAAGGGCTTAAAGCCGTACTTCCCGCAAATGGGCGAAGCTTGGACCGCGCAAGCCACCTTGCCCGGCGGCGAAAAGGTGACCACGCCGGAAGCGTTGGCGGGAGAATTCCAACAGCGCTACGGCTTCTTAGATCAGCCTACGGCGCGCCGTTTAGCGTTCAGCTACGGTCGCTTGGCCGAGCTGTGGTTGGCGAATGCTGTCGCCATTGAAGACCTAGGTCAGCGTTTTGGCCAATTGTTCCAAGCCGAAGTGAACTACCTGGTGGCGCACGAGTGGGCGCAAACCGTTGATGACATCATTTGGCGGCGTACCAAAACCGGCATCGGCATGAGTGATGCCGACCGAGCGCGTCTGGCCGACTACTTGCAAAACACAGGTAGCCACACCGCAAAAAAGCCTGATCAGGCGGTAGCCTGA